One genomic segment of Sorex araneus isolate mSorAra2 chromosome X, mSorAra2.pri, whole genome shotgun sequence includes these proteins:
- the PABPC1L2B gene encoding polyadenylate-binding protein 1-like 2 — translation MASLYVGDLHPDVTEAMLYEKFSPAGPILSIRICRDKVTRRSLGYAYVNYQQPLDAQRALETLNFDVIKGRPVRIMWSQRDPSLRKSGVGNVFIKNLGKTIDNKALYNIFSAFGNILSCKVACDEKGPKGYGFVHFQRQESAERAIDAMNGMFLNYRKIFVGRFKSHKEREAERGAWARQSTRAAVKEFEEDTDEEAALR, via the coding sequence ATGGCCTCCCTGTACGTGGGCGACCTGCACCCCGACGTGACCGAGGCGATGCTGTACGAGAAGTTCAGCCCCGCCGGGCCCATCCTGTCCATCCGCATCTGCAGGGACAAGGTCACCCGCCGCTCGCTGGGCTACGCGTACGTCAACTACCAGCAGCCGCTGGACGCCCAGCGCGCCCTGGAGACCCTCAACTTCGATGTCATCAAGGGCCGGCCGGTGCGCATCATGTGGTCCCAGCGGGACCCGTCGCTCCGCAAGAGCGGCGTGGGCAACGTCTTCATCAAGAACCTGGGCAAGACCATCGACAACAAGGCGCTCTACAACATCTTCTCGGCCTTCGGCAACATCCTCTCCTGCAAGGTGGCCTGCGACGAGAAGGGGCCCAAGGGCTACGGGTTCGTGCACTTCCAGCGGCAGGAGTCCGCGGAGCGGGCCATCGATGCCATGAACGGCATGTTCCTCAACTACCGCAAGATCTTCGTGGGCAGGTTCAAGTCGCACAAAGAGCGAGAGGCCGAGAGGGGCGCCTGGGCCAGGCAGTCCACCCGCGCGGCCGTCAAGGAGTTCGAGGAAGACACCGATGAGGAGGCGGCCCTGCGATGA